The following coding sequences lie in one Leucoraja erinacea ecotype New England chromosome 20, Leri_hhj_1, whole genome shotgun sequence genomic window:
- the rnf151 gene encoding RING finger protein 151, translated as MIHNLLGQLIMKCDKKIHGCRHTFPLEQQESHKAACEYRMVSCRYEGCAAEMFHKDITAHEKACEHWSQPCRMGCGVQLARNQLEEHNCYKDTKRKYKERIAVLKRRLSCMHRRLKLVEGSARRLTAGNRLQYLESYVCGDAGE; from the exons ATGATCCACAACTTGCTTGGACAATTGATAATGAAG TGTGACAAAAAAATCCACGGTTGCCGACACACCTTTCCACTAGAGCAGCAGGAAAGCCACAAAGCAGCTTGTGAATACAGGATGGTGAGCTGCAGATACGAGGGCTGTGCGGCTGAAATGTTTCACAAGGACATTACTGCCCATGAAAAGGCTTGTGAACACTGGAGCCAGCCGTGCAGGATGGGATGTGGGGTCCAACTCGCCCGGAATCAGCTGGAGGAACACAACTGTTACAAGGACACAAAGAGAAAGTACAAGGAGAGGATCGCCGTGCTCAAAAGGCGCTTGAGTTGTATGCACCGTCGTCTGAAGTTAGTTGAAGGAAGTGCGCGGCGTTTGACTGCAGGCAATCGCCTGCAGTATTTGGAGTCCTATGTCTGTGGAGATGCTGGTGAGTAA